Proteins from a genomic interval of Helicobacter pylori Shi112:
- the hpaA2 gene encoding HpaA2 protein, with amino-acid sequence MKKGSLAVVLGSLLVSGAFYTALADGMPAKQQHNNTGESVELHFHYPIKGKQEPKNNHLVVLIDPKIEANKVIPENYQKEFEKSLFLQLSSFLERKGYSVSQFKDVSEIPQDIKEKALLVLHMDGNVAILEDIVEESDALNEEKVIDMSSGYLNLNFVEPKSEDIIHSFGIDVSKIKAVIERVELRRTNSGGFVPKTFVHKIKETDHDQAIKKIMNQAYHKVMVSITKELSKKHMERYEKVSSEMKKRK; translated from the coding sequence ATGAAAAAAGGTAGTTTAGCGGTAGTTTTAGGATCGTTATTAGTGAGTGGGGCGTTTTATACGGCTCTAGCTGATGGAATGCCTGCAAAGCAACAGCACAATAATACGGGCGAGTCCGTGGAGTTGCATTTCCACTATCCTATTAAAGGCAAACAAGAGCCTAAAAATAACCATTTAGTTGTCTTAATTGATCCTAAGATAGAGGCCAATAAAGTTATCCCTGAAAATTATCAAAAAGAGTTTGAGAAGTCTTTATTCCTCCAATTGAGCAGTTTTTTAGAGAGGAAAGGCTACAGCGTTTCGCAATTTAAAGATGTTAGCGAAATCCCTCAAGACATCAAAGAAAAAGCGTTGCTCGTTTTGCACATGGATGGGAATGTGGCTATCTTAGAAGATATTGTAGAAGAGAGCGATGCGCTTAATGAAGAAAAAGTTATAGACATGTCTTCAGGGTATTTGAACTTGAATTTTGTTGAGCCAAAAAGTGAAGATATTATCCATAGTTTTGGTATTGATGTTTCAAAGATTAAGGCTGTGATTGAAAGAGTGGAATTGCGGCGCACCAATTCTGGAGGTTTTGTCCCCAAAACTTTTGTGCATAAGATTAAAGAAACCGACCATGACCAAGCCATTAAAAAAATCATGAATCAAGCCTATCACAAAGTGATGGTGAGTATCACCAAAGAGTTAAGCAAAAAACACATGGAACGTTATGAAAAAGTTTCTAGTGAAATGAAAAAACGAAAGTAG